The following proteins are co-located in the Malus sylvestris chromosome 13, drMalSylv7.2, whole genome shotgun sequence genome:
- the LOC126594849 gene encoding probable galacturonosyltransferase-like 3, translating into MPQGHGPLHLLLAALFLAATVQFPANSAAAELPEFREAPAFRNGRGCPRTAWSSLDQNSHYDPSIIHIAMTLDTTYLRGSVAGVFSVLRHATCPENIVFHFIAASHRSRRSSDLHHVITSTFPYLTFHLYHFDSNLVRGKISYSVRRALDQPLNYARIYLADLLPSAVRRIIYFDSDLIVVDDVARLWRIDLGRRVLGAPEYCHANFTNYFTPKFWSNAAFAAEFKGRSACYFNTGVMVIDLWKWREGKYTQKLEHWMRVQKRCRIYELGSLPPFLLVFAGDVEGVEHRWNQHGLGGDNVEGLCRDLHSGPVSLLHWSGKGKPWLRLDSKQPCPLDSLWAPYDLYRDHRHSSLFSDI; encoded by the coding sequence ATGCCACAGGGCCATGGTcctctccacctcctcctcgcCGCCCTCTTCCTGGCTGCAACCGTACAATTTCCGGCGAATTCCGCCGCCGCCGAGCTCCCCGAGTTCCGAGAAGCACCTGCATTCCGCAACGGACGAGGATGCCCCCGAACCGCATGGTCCTCGTTGGACCAGAACTCCCACTACGACCCCTCCATCATCCACATCGCCATGACATTGGACACCACCTACCTCCGCGGCTCCGTTGCCGGCGTCTTCTCCGTCCTCCGTCACGCTACCTGCCCCGAAAACATAGTCTTCCACTTCATCGCCGCCTCCCACCGCAGTCGCCGCTCCTCCGACCTCCACCACGTCATCACCTCCACCTTCCCATACCTCACATTCCACCTCTACCACTTCGACTCCAACCTCGTCCGGGGCAAGATCTCATACTCCGTCCGCCGCGCCCTTGATCAGCCCCTGAACTACGCGCGCATCTACCTCGCGGATCTCCTCCCATCGGCCGTCCGCCGCATCATCTACTTCGACTCCGACCTCATCGTCGTCGACGACGTGGCGAGGCTGTGGCGGATCGACCTCGGGCGGCGCGTGCTGGGGGCGCCGGAGTACTGCCACGCCAATTTCACCAACTATTTCACCCCGAAATTCTGGTCGAACGCGGCATTCGCGGCGGAGTTCAAGGGGCGGAGCGCGTGCTACTTCAACACCGGGGTGATGGTGATCGATCTGTGGAAGTGGAGGGAGGGCAAGTACACGCAGAAGCTGGAGCACTGGATGCGGGTGCAGAAACGGTGTCGTATCTACGAGCTGGGTTCGCTGCCGCCGTTTCTGCTGGTGTTCGCGGGTGACGTGGAGGGGGTGGAGCACAGGTGGAACCAGCACGGCCTTGGCGGTGACAACGTGGAGGGGCTGTGCAGGGACCTCCATTCTGGCCCAGTGAGCCTGCTGCACTGGAGCGGGAAAGGGAAGCCGTGGCTGAGGCTGGACTCGAAGCAGCCGTGTCCGTTGGATAGCTTGTGGGCCCCGTATGATCTGTATCGTGACCATCGTCACTCGTCACTGTTCTCTGATATCTGA
- the LOC126594842 gene encoding serine/threonine-protein kinase STN7, chloroplastic: MAATVAAGGVSIGTAKLRPHQSKPTSPFLGKKLKIRPTLESQQRSSRITILNPKTLLVLASGGGELIHAVNDLFLGVGVGLPCTVMECGDIIYRSTLPKSDGLTLTAPGAVLALGALSYLWATPGVAPGFFDMFVLAFIERLFRPTYKKDDFVLGKKLGEGAFGVVYKVSLANRKSSSKKEGDLVLKKATEYGAVEIWMNERVRRACANSCADFLYGFLESSSAKKGPEYWLIWRFEGAATLYDLMQSKEFPYNVETMILGKVQDLPKGLERENRIIQTIMRQLLFALDGLHSTGIVHRDIKPQNVIFSEGSRIFKIIDLGAAADLRVGINYIPKEFLLDPRYAAPEQYIMSTQTPSAPSAPVATALSPVLWQMNLPDRFDIYSAGLIFLQMAFPSLRSDNSLIQFNRQLKRCDYDLVAWRKAAEPRASADLRRGFELLDLDGGIGWELLTSMVRYKARQRISAKTALAYPYFDKEGLLALSLMQNLRLQVFRYTQQDYGEAAKWIIRLMARSGTAQDGGFTEAELQDLRELNPTSKKKAGALGRNALASALRLQRKIVKTLNESMDEINSRRKSLWWSRWIPRGD; the protein is encoded by the exons ATGGCGGCCACTGTCGCAGCCGGCGGAGTTAGCATCGGGACGGCCAAGCTCCGTCCTCACCAGTCAAAACCCACCTCCCCGTTTCTCGGCAAAAAACTCAAAATCAGACCTACCTTGGAATCCCAGCAACGCAGTTCGAGAATCACAATCTTAAACCCCAAAACGCTGCTGGTTTTAGCTTCCGGCGGCGGTGAGTTGATCCACGCCGTCAACGACCTGTTtctgggggtgggggtggggctGCCGTGCACGGTGATGGAGTGCGGCGACATCATATACAGAAGCACTCTTCCCAAATCCGATGGCTTGACGCTCACGGCCCCCGGTGCTGTTCTGGCTCTGGGTGCCCTGTCGTATCTCTGGGCCACCCCCGGCGTGGCTCCGGGGTTCTTTGACATGTTTGTGCTTGCTTTTATTGAGAGGCTCTTCAGACCCACTTACAAAAAG GATgattttgttttggggaaaaagTTGGGAGAAGGTGCTTTTGGAGTTGTTTACAAAGTTTCATTGGCTAACAGGAAGTCTTCTTCCAAG AAAGAAGGCGACTTGGTGTTGAAGAAGGCTACTGAATATGGCGCGGTGGAGATTTGGATGAACGAGCGTGTGCGAAGGGCGTGTGCGAACAGCTGTGCTGATTTTTTGTACGGCTTTCTTGAG AGTTCTTCTGCAAAGAAAGGACCTGAATATTGGCTCATATGGCGGTTTGAAGGGGCGGCCACTCTTTATGATTTGATGCAAAGTAAAGAGTTTCCGTACAAT GTAGAAACAATGATTCTTGGAAAGGTTCAGGACTTGCCGAAGGGTTTGGAAAGGGAAAACAGAATCATACAAACGATAATGAGACAGCTCTTATTCGCACTGGATGGTCTTCATTCAACTGGGATTGTGCATAGAGACATAAAGCCACAGAATGTTATTTTCTCTGAAG GCTCTCGTATATTCAAGATCATTGATCTTGGAGCTGCAGCAGACTTGCGAGTCGGCATCAACTACATCCCAAAGGAGTTTCTTTTGGATCCAAG aTATGCTGCACCAGAGCAATACATCATGAGCACACAAACGCCATCTGCACCTTCTGCTCCTGTGGCAACAGCACTTTCCCCAGTTCTCTGGCAG ATGAATTTACCGGATAGATTTGATATCTACAGTGCCGGTCTCATATTCCTACAAATG GCCTTCCCATCATTACGCAGTGACAACAGCCTAATACAATTCAACCGTCAGCTAAAAAGGTGCGATTATGACTTGGTTGCATGGAGAAAAGCCGCCGAGCCCCGAGCTAGCGCTGATCTACGAAGAGGTTTTGAGTTGTTGGATTTGGATGGTGGCATTGGATGGGAGCTCCTGACATCAATGGTTCGGTACAAAGCGAGACAAAGAATCAGTGCGAAAACAGCCTTAGCGTATCCCTACTTTGACAAGGAAGGACTGTTGGCTCTGTCCTTGATGCAGAACCTGAGGTTGCAAGTGTTTCGATATACACAACAAGATTATGGGGAGGCTGCCAAATGGATTATTCGGCTAATGGCACGATCAGGAACCGCGCAGGATGGTGGCTTCACAGAAGCTGAGCTCCAGGACCTTAGA GAATTGAATCCTACTAGTAAGAAGAAGGCAGGTGCACTGGGAAGGAATGCTTTGGCTTCAGCTCTTCGGCTGCAGAGGAAGATTGTGAAGACGTTGAACGAGAGCATGGATGAGATCAACAGCCGTCGGAAGAGTCTCTGGTGGAGCAGGTGGATCCCAAGAGGGGATTGA
- the LOC126594852 gene encoding small polypeptide DEVIL 4-like, whose translation MKMGSSGSMAGSKRRLSSSSGKGLGGVLREQRARLYIIRRCVVMLLCWHD comes from the coding sequence ATGAAGATGGGCAGCTCTGGCAGCATGGCAGGCAGCAAGAGAAGGCTGTCTTCGTCGTCAGGCAAAGGACTCGGAGGGGTCCTGCGAGAGCAAAGAGCCAGGCTTTACATCATCAGGAGGTGTGTGGTCATGCTCCTCTGTTGGCATGATTGA
- the LOC126594845 gene encoding SUPPRESSOR OF GAMMA RESPONSE 1-like, giving the protein MAGPSWLFDKNRIATKIRSASGSYDSVGIKWQSNPTKSCPKCQYTMDNSDVAQEWPGLPKGVKFDPTDQEIMWHLLAKSGVGDQKPHPFIDEFILTVDDDEGICCSHPRKLPNVKLDGSPSHFFHRAIKAYNTGTRKRRKIHDGDGDGDVRWHKTGRTKPVILDGVQRGCKKIMVLYMSTVRGGKPVKTNWVMHQYHLGIEEDEKDGEYVISKIYYQQQEAKQADKTDQDVPESIDAVITKVDPVTPKLATPEPPRAERKLGDFDLGLDTPAPSRDPFLQYREEDGAEDEVRPDVDSALDEVHPEVNRAEDVRPESEIPDDYDQHKVENQADEVINNTENIDHAQEDPKWWDNESQNLLDSQQLVEGLSLCDELLQSQSPNRGGHENGEQAHVKPRLADYAKLGPEDLKKDLEACQNIVLDPANIMDLDTPPDFRLSQLEFGSQESFLSWGGKVAD; this is encoded by the exons ATGGCTGG GCCATCatggttgtttgacaaaaatagaaTCGCAACAAAAATCAGGAGTGCATCTGGAAGCTATGATTCTGTTGGAATTAAATGGCAAAGCAACCCAACTAAATCTTGTCCAAAATGCCAATATACGATGGACAATAGTGAT GTTGCTCAAGAGTGGCCGGGTTTACCCAAGGGtgtaaaatttgatccaactgaTCAAGAGATTATGTGGCACTTACTAGCAAAATCTGGTGTAGGTGATCAAAAACCCCATCCTTTTATTGATGAGTTTATTCTAACTGTCGATGACGACGAAGGAATCTGTTGTTCCCATCCTAGGAAACTACCTA ATGTTAAGCTAGATGGAAGTCCATCCCACTTCTTTCATAGAGCAATTAAGGCTTACAATACCGGAACACGAAAGCGGCGAAAGATAcatgatggtgatggtgatggtgatgtcCGCTGGCACAAGACTGGAAGGACTAAACCAGTGATCTTGGATGGAGTACAAAGAGGGTGCAAGAAGATTATGGTTCTATACATGAGCACGGTCAGAGGAGGAAAACCTGTGAAAACCAATTGGGTTATGCATCAATATCACCTAGGCATTGAGGAGGATGAGAAGGATGGAGAGTATGTTATATCAAAAATATATTACCAGCAGCAGGAAGCCAAGCAAGCTGATAAAACTGATCAAGATGTTCCTGAAAGTATTGATGCGGTGATCACAAAGGTAGATCCAGTCACTCCCAAGTTGGCTACTCCTGAACCTCCGCGCGCCGAACGAAAGCTTGGTGATTTTGATTTGGGACTGGATACTCCTGCTCCGTCCAGAGATCCCTTTCTTCAG TATCGTGAGGAAGACGGTGCTGAAGATGAAGTGCGTCCTGATGTAGACTCTGCTTTGGATGAAGTTCATCCCGAGGTGAACCGTGCTGAAGATGTTCGCCCTGAATCTGAAATTCCTGACGATTATGATCAACACAAGGTAGAAAACCAAGCCGATGAAGTAATTAATAACACTGAAAACATTGATCATGCTCAGGAAGATCCAAAATGGTGGGACAATGAGTCACAGAACCTTCTGGATTCGCAACAACTTGTGGAAGGGTTGTCTCTGTGTGATGAGCTCCTTCAGAGCCAATCTCCAAATAGGGGTGGGCATGAAAATGGTGAACAAGCACATGTCAAACCCCGTCTTGCTGATTACGCTAAACTAGGACCTGAGGATTTAAAGAAGGATCTAGAGGCGTGCCAAAATATTGTCCTTGATCCTGCTAATATTATGGACCTTGATACACCTCCTGATTTCCGACTCAGCCAGCTG GAATTTGGGTCACAGGAGAGTTTCCTTTCTTGGGGTGGCAAGGTGGCTGACTGA
- the LOC126594840 gene encoding transcriptional repressor ILP1-like, translated as MSSRSRNFRRRADDGDDQNDDANDTTTAVKSSSKPYSASSSKPKKPQNQAPKLLSFVDDEENAAAPSRSASSSKRDKPSSRLGKPSSAHKLTALKDRLAHSSSASTSVPSNVQPQAGAYTKEALRELQKNTRTLASSRPSSEPTIILKGLVKPTDSISNTLREARELDSDSDEKHEKERGSLFNREKDDAEARLASMGIDKGKSSPGLFPDQATIDAIRAKRERLRKSRAAAPDFISLDSGSNHGAAEGLSDEEPEFRGRIAMFGDKMDGSKKGVFEDVDDRAVDVGLRQESVEDGDEEDEEEKIWEEEQFRKGLGKRVDDGAVSTSAPAVPSVPQPKATYSAVTGYSLAQSVPVGPSIGGAIGASQGSNVMSIKAQADIARKALEENFMKLKASHGRTMLSLTKTDENLSASLLNITALEKSLSAADEKYQFMQKLRDFVCSICDFLQVKAPYIEELEAEMQKVHEQRASSTLERRSADDDEMMEVEAAVKAAMSIFSKEGSSDEVIAAAKSAAQAASAALREQTNLPVKLDEFGRDMNLKKRMDMKGRSEARQRRKVRYDSKRLSSMDVDSSHRTIEGESSTDESDNESQVYHKHRQLVLDTAGKVFDDAAEEYSQLSVVKERFEDWKREYASSYRDAYMSLSVPTIFSPYVRLELLKWDPLRDKTDFLNMNWHSLLMDYGLLEDGDDLASDDADANLVPDLVEKVALPILHHQVVHCWNILSMRETENVVAATSLVTDYVPPSSEALADLLGAIRTRLADAVTNITVPTWSPLVLTAVPDAARLAAYRFGMSVRLMKNICLWKEILASPILEKLAIEELLCGKVLPHIQSIAANVHDAVTRTERIVASLSGVWAGSNVTGDRSRKLQSLVDYVLSLGRTLEKKHSLGVTQSETGGLARRLKKMLVDLNQYDKARDIARTFNLKEAL; from the exons ATGAGCAGCAGATCCAGAAACTTCCGCCGCCGCGCTGACGACGGCGACGATCAAAACGACGATGCAAATGACACCACAACCGCAGTTAAATCCTCATCAAAACCCTATTCCGCCTCCTCGTCAAAGCCCAAGAAGCCACAGAACCAAGCCCCGAAGCTTCTCAGCTTCGTTGACGACGAAGAAAACGCAGCCGCCCCGTCCCGCTCCGCCTCTTCTTCCAAACGCGATAAGCCCTCATCCCGTCTCGGCAAGCCCTCTTCAGCTCATAAGTTGACGGCTCTCAAAGACCGTCTCGCTCATTCGTCTTCCGCGTCGACTTCCGTGCCGTCCAACGTTCAGCCACAAGCAGGTGCCTACACGAAAGAAGCGCTCCGTGAGCTGCAGAAGAACACGCGAACCCTAGCCAGCTCCCGACCTTCCTCCGAGCCCACCATTATTCTGAAGGGCCTTGTCAAACCCACCGACTCAATCTCCAATACGCTGAGAGAAGCCCGGGAGTTGGACTCCGATTCCGACGAGAAGCATGAGAAGGAAAGGGGTAGTTTGTTTAATAGGGAAAAGGACGATGCGGAGGCCCGATTGGCCTCGATGGGAATTGACAAGGGCAAGAGCTCACCTGGTTTGTTTCCTGATCAAGCCACCATAGATGCAATTCGGGCAAAGAGGGAACGGCTGAGGAAATCGAGGGCAGCAGCCCCGGATTTTATCTCATTGGATTCAGGGAGTAATCATGGCGCTGCGGAAGGATTGAGTGATGAGGAACCAGAGTTTCGAGGCAGAATTGCAATGTTTGGGGATAAGATGGACGGTTCTAAAAAGGGGgtctttgaggatgttgatgaTAGGGCAGTGGATGTTGGATTGAGGCAGGAAAGTGTCGAAGATGGTGAtgaagaggatgaggaagagaagaTTTGGGAAGAAGAGCAGTTTAGGAAAGGGTTGGGGAAGAGGGTGGATGACGGGGCGGTCAGTACTAGTGCTCCTGCGGTTCCTAGTGTGCCCCAGCCAAAGGCTACCTACTCTGCAGTGACGGGTTATAGTTTGGCACAGAGTGTGCCTGTTGGGCCAAGTATAGGAGGGGCAATTGGAGCATCACAAGGTTCGAATGTGATGTCCATAAAGGCGCAGGCGGACATTGCTAGGAAAGCTTTGGAAGAAAATTTCATGAAGCTTAAG GCAAGTCATGGCAGAACCATGTTGTCACTGACTAAGACTGACGAAAATTTGTCTGCCTCGCTGTTGAATATTACTGCTCTCGAGAAGTCTCTGTCTGCTGCTGATGAGAAGTACCAGTTCATGCAAAAGCTTCGTGATTTTGTCTGTTCCATATGTGACTTTTTGCAG GTTAAAGCTCCCTATATAGAAGAGCTTGAAGCAGAAATGCAGAAAGTTCATGAACAACGTGCGTCATCTACTTTGGAGAGGAGAAGTGCTGATGATGATGAAATGATGGAAGTAGAAGCAGCTGTAAAAGCAGCAATGTCTATCTTCAGTAAAGAAGGTAGCAGTGATGAAGTAATTGCAGCTGCTAAAAGTGCAGCACAAGCTGCATCCGCTGCTTTGAGAGAACAAACAAATCTACCAGTGAAGTTAGACGAATTTGGTAGAGATATGAACCTTAAGAAACGTATGGATATGAAAGGGAGGTCTGAGGCTCGACAACGCAGGAAAGTACGGTACGACTCTAAGAGACTGTCATCCATGGATGTGGACAGTTCCCATCGAACAATAGAAGGAGAATCAAGCACTGATGAGAGTGACAACGAGAGTCAAGTATACCATAAACACCGCCAGTTGGTGCTCGACACTGCAGGTAAAGTATTCGATGATGCAGCAGAAGAATATTCTCAACTTTCAGTGGTCAAAGAAAGGTTTGAAGACTGGAAGAGAGAGTATGCATCAAGCTACCGTGATGCTTATATGTCTTTAAGTGTTCCTACTATTTTCTCTCCATATGTGAGGCTGGAGCTTTTGAAGTGGGACCCCCTCCGTGATAAAACAGATTTTCTAAACATGAACTG GCATTCATTGTTAATGGACTATGGTTTACTGGAGGATGGAGATGATTTGGCATCAGATGATGCTGATGCTAACCTTGTCCCTGATCTGGTGGAAAAGGTTGCTTTACCCATTTTGCATCACCAAGTTGTTCACTGTTGGAACATTCTCAGTATGCGAGAGACAGAGAATGTAGTTGCTGCCACAAGTTTGGTAACAGATTATGTTCCACCTTCTAGTGAGGCTCTTGCAGATTTATTAGGTGCCATTCGCACCCGTCTGGCTGATGCTGTTACTAATATTACG GTCCCGACATGGAGCCCGCTTGTATTGACAGCAGTGCCAGATGCGGCACGGCTGGCAGCATATCGATTCGGTATGTCTGTTCGTTTGATGAAAAATATCTGCTTGTGGAAGGAAATCCTTGCTTCTCCCATTCTAGAGAAGCTTGCCATTGAGGAGCTGTTGTGTGGTAAAGTTCTACCTCATATTCAAAGCATTGCTGCAAATGTGCATGATGCTGTTACAAGAACTGAAAGGATTGTTGCTTCTCTATCTGGGGTGTGGGCAGGTTCAAATGTCACAGGGGACCGCAG CCGTAAGTTGCAATCGCTGGTGGATTATGTGCTCTCGTTGGGTAGGACTCTGGAGAAGAAGCATTCGCTTGGTGTGACACAAAGTGAAACTGGTGGACTTGCCCGTAGATTAAAGAAAATGCTGGTTGATCTGAACCAGTATGACAAGGCTAGGGACATAGCAAGGACATTCAATCTTAAGGAGGCATTGTGA